In Quadrisphaera sp. RL12-1S, a single genomic region encodes these proteins:
- a CDS encoding ATP-binding cassette domain-containing protein produces the protein MDAPALQLKGITKTFGQVTALSEVDLEAHRGEVLAVVGDNGAGKSSVIRTISGIHRPDSGEVRVDGVPYDFHSPADARRAGVAAVFQDLALVEVLDVATNMFLGDFPRRGPFVDRRGMEREARRVLDDLAVTVADVRTEIGMLSGGQRQMVAIARAMRSGGHVVLLDEPTAALGVRETAQAADLVRRLRDRGAAVIIVSHDLELVAQLSDRVQVMRLGRVAGVRRTADTSRDEVVGLITGSLAADRGRVA, from the coding sequence GTGGACGCGCCCGCGCTGCAGCTCAAGGGGATCACCAAGACCTTCGGACAGGTGACCGCCCTCTCCGAGGTCGACCTCGAGGCCCACCGCGGGGAGGTCCTCGCTGTCGTCGGCGACAACGGAGCCGGCAAGTCGAGCGTCATCCGCACCATCAGCGGGATCCACCGCCCGGACAGCGGTGAGGTGCGTGTGGACGGTGTCCCGTACGACTTCCACAGCCCTGCTGACGCCCGGCGCGCGGGCGTGGCGGCGGTCTTCCAGGACCTGGCCCTCGTCGAGGTGCTCGACGTGGCCACCAACATGTTCCTGGGCGACTTCCCCCGCCGGGGCCCGTTCGTCGACCGCCGCGGCATGGAGCGCGAGGCCAGGCGCGTCTTGGACGACCTCGCCGTCACCGTCGCCGACGTGCGCACCGAGATCGGCATGCTGTCCGGCGGCCAGCGCCAGATGGTCGCCATCGCCAGGGCGATGCGCTCGGGCGGCCACGTGGTGCTCCTCGACGAGCCGACCGCGGCCCTCGGAGTCCGTGAGACCGCACAGGCCGCTGACCTCGTCCGGCGCCTGCGCGACAGGGGGGCAGCGGTGATCATCGTCAGTCACGACCTCGAGCTGGTGGCCCAGCTCTCCGACCGCGTCCAGGTCATGCGCCTGGGGCGGGTGGCCGGCGTGCGGCGCACGGCCGACACCAGCCGCGACGAGGTGGTCGGCCTCATCACCGGCTCCCTCGCCGCCGACAGGGGGAGGGTGGCGTGA
- the ribB gene encoding 3,4-dihydroxy-2-butanone-4-phosphate synthase, whose product MSACTSSQTGLDGLSTVEEALAALRCGRPVLVLDDDDREDEGDVILAASLATPSWVAWTVKHGSGLLCAPMPAVLADSLGLPDMVERNEDSLRTAYTVTVDAASGVTTGISAADRARTARVLADSASGPADLIRPGHVLPLRARPGGVLERRGHTEAAVDLCRLAGLPPVAIITELVDLDDPDGDMLRGPGVVALGAQHDLPVITIEQLAAHLRAEAATPTPREGRSATAATAATSRRAPERQRVVEVARAALPTEHGDFTAVAFRDLATGAEHLAVVGRPPRASSSPSSPQAVAPLVRVHSECLTGDAFGSLRCDCGPQLGAALDRIGAEGGVLVHLGGHEGRAIGLSAKVAAYALQDGGADTVDANLELGLPVDAREYGGAAAVLRALGVERVRLLTNNPAKAAGLGEHGVQVVEQVGLHVGRPGSGTAPLREAYLATKRARMGHTPPTPASALSAASKQDTTTTQEEQA is encoded by the coding sequence ATGAGCGCCTGCACCTCCTCCCAGACCGGTCTCGACGGCCTGAGCACCGTCGAGGAGGCGCTCGCCGCGCTGCGCTGCGGCCGTCCGGTCCTCGTGCTCGACGACGACGACCGCGAGGACGAGGGCGACGTCATCCTCGCCGCCTCGCTCGCCACGCCCTCGTGGGTCGCGTGGACCGTCAAGCACGGCTCCGGCCTGCTGTGCGCCCCGATGCCCGCCGTGCTCGCCGACTCCCTGGGCCTGCCCGACATGGTCGAGCGCAACGAGGACTCGCTGCGCACCGCGTACACGGTCACCGTGGACGCCGCCTCCGGCGTCACCACCGGCATCAGCGCCGCCGACCGCGCCCGCACCGCGCGGGTGCTCGCCGACTCGGCCTCCGGCCCCGCCGACCTCATCCGCCCCGGGCACGTGCTGCCGCTGCGCGCCCGGCCCGGCGGCGTGCTGGAGCGCCGCGGGCACACCGAGGCCGCCGTCGACCTGTGCCGCCTGGCCGGGCTGCCCCCCGTCGCGATCATCACCGAGCTCGTGGACCTCGACGACCCCGACGGCGACATGCTCCGCGGCCCGGGCGTCGTGGCGCTCGGCGCCCAGCACGACCTGCCCGTCATCACCATCGAGCAGCTCGCCGCCCACCTGCGCGCCGAGGCCGCCACCCCCACCCCCCGCGAGGGGCGGTCGGCCACCGCGGCCACCGCGGCCACCTCCCGCCGCGCGCCCGAGCGGCAGCGCGTGGTCGAGGTGGCCCGCGCCGCGCTGCCCACGGAGCACGGCGACTTCACCGCCGTCGCCTTCCGCGACCTCGCCACGGGCGCCGAGCACCTCGCGGTGGTCGGACGGCCGCCGCGCGCGTCGTCGTCCCCGTCCTCCCCGCAGGCGGTCGCGCCGCTGGTGCGGGTGCACTCGGAGTGCCTCACCGGCGACGCGTTCGGGTCGCTGCGCTGCGACTGCGGGCCGCAGCTGGGCGCGGCCCTGGACCGGATCGGCGCTGAGGGCGGGGTGCTGGTGCACCTGGGCGGCCACGAGGGGCGGGCCATCGGCCTGTCCGCCAAGGTCGCGGCCTACGCGCTGCAGGACGGCGGCGCCGACACCGTGGACGCGAACCTCGAGCTGGGGCTGCCCGTCGACGCCCGCGAGTACGGCGGCGCGGCAGCGGTGCTGCGCGCGCTCGGCGTGGAGCGGGTGCGGCTGCTGACCAACAACCCGGCCAAGGCCGCCGGGCTCGGCGAGCACGGCGTGCAGGTGGTCGAGCAGGTGGGCCTGCACGTGGGCCGGCCCGGGAGCGGCACCGCCCCGCTGCGGGAGGCCTACCTCGCCACCAAGCGCGCCCGGATGGGCCACACGCCCCCCACGCCCGCTTCCGCGCTCTCCGCGGCGAGCAAGCAGGACACGACGACGACGCAGGAGGAGCAGGCATGA
- a CDS encoding ABC transporter permease produces MLASLRRAASGQQLGIVIIIAVLLALAAASNPVALSGANLIEVLRSASIYFIGASAATLLIIGGGLDLSIGSVFAVGGVSTGFLLNAGVPWQLALVGGLLASAVIGLVNALLIVVIGIPPFIATLSTLFVGSGLVVVSTSGTPRFGFPSGFTDVAQLNLFGVPFLVLYALLIGVVAHVVLTHTRFGYDARALGGNTAAARANGVRPAVMNTALYTASAVVAGLCGILLASRVATADPGAGGTGFTFQVIAAVIIGGTSLFGGVGTIGGTALGALLFAVINNTLSLTGTNPQWGNVVTGVILALAVAVDQLRRARRFRS; encoded by the coding sequence GTGCTCGCCTCCCTGCGCCGCGCCGCCTCCGGCCAGCAGCTCGGCATCGTGATCATCATCGCCGTGCTGCTCGCCCTCGCGGCGGCCTCCAACCCCGTCGCGCTGTCAGGCGCCAACCTCATCGAGGTGCTGCGCTCGGCGTCGATCTACTTCATCGGCGCCAGCGCAGCGACGCTCCTCATCATCGGAGGCGGCCTCGACCTGTCCATCGGCTCGGTCTTCGCGGTCGGCGGGGTCTCGACGGGCTTCCTGCTCAACGCCGGGGTGCCCTGGCAGCTGGCCCTCGTGGGTGGGCTCCTGGCCAGCGCCGTCATCGGTCTCGTCAACGCCCTGCTCATCGTGGTGATCGGCATCCCGCCGTTCATCGCGACCCTCTCCACGCTCTTCGTCGGCAGCGGGCTGGTGGTCGTGAGCACGTCGGGAACCCCGAGGTTCGGCTTTCCGAGCGGGTTCACGGACGTCGCGCAGCTCAACCTGTTCGGCGTTCCCTTCCTCGTGCTGTACGCACTGCTCATCGGGGTCGTGGCTCACGTGGTCCTCACCCACACCCGCTTCGGGTACGACGCGCGAGCCCTCGGCGGCAACACCGCCGCGGCCCGGGCCAACGGGGTGAGGCCCGCGGTCATGAACACCGCGCTCTACACGGCCAGCGCCGTCGTCGCGGGCCTGTGCGGCATCCTCCTGGCCTCCAGGGTCGCCACCGCCGACCCAGGAGCCGGAGGCACCGGCTTCACCTTCCAGGTGATCGCCGCGGTCATCATCGGCGGGACGAGCCTGTTCGGGGGAGTGGGCACGATCGGCGGCACAGCGCTGGGCGCCCTGCTCTTCGCCGTCATCAACAACACGCTCTCGCTGACGGGCACCAACCCGCAGTGGGGCAACGTCGTGACCGGCGTGATCCTGGCCCTGGCGGTGGCGGTGGACCAGCTGCGGCGGGCCCGGCGCTTCCGCTCCTAG
- a CDS encoding SGNH/GDSL hydrolase family protein, giving the protein MTARSLPRDPSELSDLRDSTTASDLAVRFFHLEKSLPLASAQRSAAEAEAVNALVAGLPSPDYRAVRAGLEDEARTAGEQLARDPSLREAFAALPLTGEDRVVLLGDSITDDLCSWGHLLSAALAVHRPGAVVVNNGWTGSTTQEAVSRFELVAAARPTWVLQMLGTNDVRRHGRLRVPTTSTRESARDLRALEEMVASVPGARHVVLTPPPVDGQLAAAWPGFQAEVISWDGEDLDGLVAVIREQASVPLIDVHRALADLDPARWLLPDGVHPSRGGQRLIAEVVVRGLAALH; this is encoded by the coding sequence GTGACCGCCCGCAGCCTCCCGCGCGACCCCTCCGAGCTGAGCGACCTGCGTGACTCGACGACCGCGAGCGACCTCGCCGTCCGCTTCTTCCACCTGGAGAAGTCGCTCCCCCTCGCGTCGGCGCAGAGGAGCGCCGCTGAGGCGGAGGCCGTCAACGCCCTCGTCGCGGGTCTGCCGAGCCCCGACTACCGCGCCGTCCGTGCGGGCCTGGAGGACGAGGCGCGCACCGCCGGCGAGCAGCTGGCGCGAGACCCTTCCCTGCGAGAGGCCTTCGCCGCCCTCCCCCTCACGGGCGAGGACCGCGTCGTCCTGCTCGGTGACTCCATCACCGACGACCTGTGCTCGTGGGGCCACCTCCTCTCCGCCGCCCTCGCCGTGCACCGACCCGGTGCGGTGGTCGTCAACAACGGCTGGACCGGGAGCACCACGCAGGAGGCCGTCTCGCGCTTCGAGCTGGTGGCCGCCGCTCGTCCCACGTGGGTGCTGCAGATGCTCGGCACCAACGACGTGCGCCGCCACGGGCGCCTCCGCGTGCCCACCACCAGCACCCGCGAGAGCGCTCGTGACCTGCGCGCGCTGGAGGAGATGGTCGCCTCCGTGCCTGGAGCCCGCCACGTGGTCCTCACCCCACCACCGGTGGACGGCCAGCTCGCCGCCGCCTGGCCGGGCTTCCAGGCCGAGGTCATCAGCTGGGACGGGGAGGACCTCGACGGCCTCGTCGCCGTGATCCGCGAACAGGCCTCCGTCCCCCTCATCGACGTCCACCGCGCGCTCGCCGACCTGGACCCCGCCCGGTGGCTCCTGCCCGACGGGGTCCACCCCAGCCGGGGCGGGCAGCGGCTCATCGCCGAGGTCGTGGTGCGGGGTCTCGCCGCCCTGCACTGA
- a CDS encoding NADP-dependent isocitrate dehydrogenase, whose translation MAKIKVEGKVVELDGDEMTRIIWQFIKDRLIHPYLDVDLEYYDLGIEHRDATDDQVTIDSANAIKKHGVGVKCATITPDEARVEEFGLKKMWRSPNGTIRNILGGVIFREPIIISNIPRLVPGWTKPIIVGRHAFGDQYRATDFTFPSAGTLTVTFTPSDGSQPIEHEVFQAPGAGVSLSMYNLDSSIRDFARASMNYGLARNYPVYLSTKNTILKAYDGRFKDIFAEVFETEFKDQFEKAGITYEHRLIDDMVASALKWEGGYVWATKNYDGDVQSDTVAQGFGSLGLMTSVLATPDGRTVEAEAAHGTVTRHYRQHQAGKPTSTNPIASIYAWTRGLDHRGKLDGTPAVREFAEKLEQVVISTVESGKMTKDLALLVGPEQPFQTTEEFLATLDENLAKALA comes from the coding sequence ATGGCGAAGATCAAGGTCGAGGGCAAGGTCGTCGAGCTCGACGGCGACGAGATGACGCGGATCATCTGGCAGTTCATCAAGGACCGCCTGATCCACCCCTACCTCGACGTCGACCTCGAGTACTACGACCTCGGCATCGAGCACCGCGACGCCACCGACGACCAGGTGACGATCGACTCCGCCAACGCCATCAAGAAGCACGGCGTCGGCGTCAAGTGCGCCACCATCACGCCCGACGAGGCGCGGGTGGAGGAGTTCGGCCTCAAGAAGATGTGGCGCTCCCCGAACGGGACCATCCGCAACATCCTCGGCGGCGTGATCTTCCGCGAGCCGATCATCATCAGCAACATCCCGCGGCTCGTCCCGGGGTGGACCAAGCCGATCATCGTGGGCCGCCACGCCTTCGGCGACCAGTACCGCGCCACCGACTTCACGTTCCCCTCCGCGGGCACGCTGACGGTGACGTTCACCCCGTCCGACGGCTCCCAGCCGATCGAGCACGAGGTCTTCCAGGCCCCCGGTGCCGGCGTGAGCCTGTCGATGTACAACCTCGACAGCTCCATCCGCGACTTCGCGCGCGCGTCGATGAACTACGGCCTGGCCCGGAACTACCCGGTGTACCTGTCGACGAAGAACACGATCCTCAAGGCCTACGACGGCCGGTTCAAGGACATCTTCGCCGAGGTCTTCGAGACCGAGTTCAAGGACCAGTTCGAGAAGGCGGGCATCACCTACGAGCACCGCCTCATCGACGACATGGTCGCCTCCGCCCTGAAGTGGGAGGGCGGCTACGTCTGGGCCACCAAGAACTACGACGGCGACGTCCAGTCCGACACCGTCGCGCAGGGCTTCGGCTCCCTCGGCCTCATGACCTCCGTCCTGGCCACGCCGGACGGGCGCACGGTGGAGGCCGAGGCCGCGCACGGCACGGTGACGCGCCACTACCGCCAGCACCAGGCGGGCAAGCCGACGTCCACCAACCCGATCGCCTCGATCTACGCGTGGACCCGCGGGCTGGACCACCGCGGCAAGCTCGACGGCACCCCCGCGGTGCGCGAGTTCGCCGAGAAGCTCGAGCAGGTCGTCATCTCCACCGTCGAGAGCGGCAAGATGACCAAGGACCTCGCGCTGCTGGTGGGCCCGGAGCAGCCGTTCCAGACCACCGAGGAGTTCCTCGCCACGCTGGACGAGAACCTCGCGAAGGCCCTCGCCTGA
- the ribH gene encoding 6,7-dimethyl-8-ribityllumazine synthase: MSGHGAPALQVDGSGVRVAVVAGLWHTEVVEGLLAGALRALEAAGAPEPTVVRVPGTFELPVAAARLAAAGYDAVVALGVVVRGGTPHFEYVCSAATTGLTEVAVRTGVPVGFGVLTCDTDAQALDRAGLPGSKEDKGAEAAEAVLGTLAALRAAGALGPRQPALT; the protein is encoded by the coding sequence ATGAGCGGACACGGAGCACCGGCGCTGCAGGTGGACGGGAGCGGCGTGCGCGTCGCCGTGGTCGCCGGGCTGTGGCACACCGAGGTGGTGGAGGGCCTGCTGGCCGGCGCGCTGCGCGCGCTGGAGGCGGCCGGCGCTCCGGAGCCCACCGTGGTGCGCGTGCCCGGGACCTTCGAGCTGCCGGTGGCGGCGGCCCGCCTGGCGGCAGCCGGCTACGACGCCGTGGTGGCGCTGGGCGTGGTGGTCCGCGGCGGCACGCCGCACTTCGAGTACGTCTGCTCCGCGGCCACCACCGGGCTCACCGAGGTGGCCGTGCGCACCGGCGTGCCGGTCGGGTTCGGGGTGCTGACGTGCGACACCGACGCGCAGGCGCTGGACCGCGCCGGCCTGCCGGGCAGCAAGGAGGACAAGGGCGCCGAGGCGGCGGAGGCGGTGCTGGGCACGCTCGCCGCGCTGCGCGCGGCGGGGGCGCTGGGTCCTCGCCAGCCCGCGCTCACCTGA
- a CDS encoding ROK family transcriptional regulator translates to MTTFRDVAGVDPSTTRYRTVAALRDHGVLSRAGLARATSLAPSTITAVVRGLSDEGLVVEAGPPAGGRGTALRVKGQLATVAGVDFGFRTVRLLVADVHATELARAERALPDGYDSARGLQVVREMIDDTLGASGLAGRALSGIGVALPGPVDSERQEVAPSSVLPGWAGTTASAVSAALGAPAVIENDANLAALGEHVYGAGRQGSSTLTVKIHSGIGAGIVLGDRLVTGSAGGAGEIGHVLVDRLGPLCRCGKRGCLDTVAAVPAVLASMSPLHPGLRFADFLAMVAADDPGARRIAADAAELVGGVVATACLLVAPDTVVVVGALARAGEVVVEPVRRAVQEAAVPGRAAPVVSAGQLGDRHTAMGAVALALGGLGWRRMAGAKALLS, encoded by the coding sequence GTGACGACATTCCGAGATGTCGCCGGTGTCGACCCGTCCACCACCCGTTACCGCACCGTCGCGGCGCTGCGGGACCACGGGGTGCTCAGCCGCGCCGGCCTCGCCCGCGCCACCTCGTTGGCGCCCTCCACCATCACCGCGGTGGTGCGGGGGCTCTCTGACGAGGGGCTGGTGGTCGAGGCCGGGCCCCCGGCCGGCGGGAGGGGCACCGCCCTCCGCGTGAAGGGCCAGCTGGCCACGGTCGCGGGTGTCGACTTCGGGTTCCGCACCGTCCGCCTGCTCGTGGCCGACGTGCACGCCACCGAGCTGGCACGTGCCGAGAGGGCGCTCCCGGACGGGTACGACAGCGCCCGGGGCCTGCAGGTAGTCCGCGAGATGATCGACGACACCCTGGGGGCCTCCGGCCTGGCCGGGCGCGCGTTGTCCGGGATCGGCGTCGCCCTGCCGGGACCTGTGGACTCCGAGCGGCAGGAGGTCGCCCCCTCCTCGGTGCTCCCCGGGTGGGCCGGCACCACCGCGTCCGCGGTGTCGGCCGCGCTCGGCGCCCCCGCCGTCATCGAGAACGACGCCAACCTCGCAGCGCTGGGGGAGCACGTCTACGGAGCGGGGCGCCAGGGTTCGAGCACGCTGACCGTCAAGATCCACAGCGGCATCGGTGCCGGGATCGTGCTCGGCGACCGGCTCGTCACCGGGTCGGCCGGGGGGGCGGGGGAGATCGGCCACGTGCTGGTGGACCGCCTCGGTCCGCTGTGCCGCTGCGGCAAGCGCGGCTGCCTCGACACCGTTGCCGCGGTGCCGGCGGTCCTCGCCAGCATGAGCCCGCTGCACCCGGGACTGCGCTTCGCCGACTTCCTCGCCATGGTCGCTGCCGACGACCCCGGTGCCCGGCGGATCGCTGCGGACGCCGCCGAGCTGGTGGGCGGAGTCGTCGCGACCGCCTGCCTGCTGGTGGCTCCTGACACCGTCGTGGTCGTGGGGGCCCTGGCGCGCGCGGGGGAGGTGGTGGTGGAGCCCGTGCGGCGGGCGGTCCAGGAGGCCGCCGTGCCCGGCCGGGCCGCACCCGTCGTGAGCGCAGGGCAGCTGGGCGACCGGCACACGGCCATGGGGGCCGTGGCACTGGCTCTGGGCGGCCTGGGGTGGCGTCGGATGGCCGGGGCGAAGGCCCTCCTGTCCTGA
- the ribD gene encoding bifunctional diaminohydroxyphosphoribosylaminopyrimidine deaminase/5-amino-6-(5-phosphoribosylamino)uracil reductase RibD, translated as MDNRSVERALELARRGPQTENPQVGCVLVAPDGAVLGEGWHRGAGTAHAEVAALADAAARGHDLARATGWTAVVTLEPCRHTGRTGPCTRALLDAGVARVVVGTPDPTPTAGGGAAELRAAGVDVVVLDDPRAAELLRPWTRAHRHRRPTVTWKYAATLDGYSAAADGSSRWITGPVARADVHARRAQHDAVLVGTGTALADDPALTVRDASGAPLPRQPLRVVVGLRDLPAGARLLDASAETVHLRTRDPREALSALWERGVRSVWLEGGPQLAAAFWRAGLVDDVVAHLAPALLGAGRSALGDLGATSIGDALRLELVDASVLGGDVVVLARPLDPADQQQKSDQQQEA; from the coding sequence GTGGACAACCGTTCGGTCGAGCGCGCGCTGGAGCTGGCGCGCCGTGGCCCTCAGACGGAGAACCCGCAGGTCGGGTGCGTGCTCGTCGCCCCTGACGGGGCGGTCCTCGGCGAGGGCTGGCACCGCGGCGCGGGCACGGCCCACGCGGAGGTCGCCGCCCTGGCCGACGCCGCGGCACGGGGCCACGACCTCGCGCGGGCCACCGGCTGGACCGCTGTCGTGACCCTCGAGCCGTGCCGGCACACCGGCCGCACGGGCCCCTGCACGCGCGCCCTGCTCGACGCCGGCGTGGCTCGCGTGGTGGTCGGCACCCCCGACCCGACGCCCACCGCGGGCGGCGGAGCCGCTGAGCTGCGCGCGGCCGGTGTCGACGTCGTCGTCCTCGACGACCCCCGGGCCGCCGAGCTGCTGAGGCCGTGGACGCGCGCCCACCGCCACCGCCGTCCCACCGTGACGTGGAAGTACGCCGCTACGCTCGACGGGTACAGCGCCGCCGCCGACGGCTCCAGCCGCTGGATCACCGGGCCCGTGGCCCGCGCCGACGTGCACGCCCGCCGCGCCCAGCACGACGCCGTGCTCGTCGGCACCGGCACCGCCCTGGCCGACGACCCCGCCCTCACCGTCCGCGACGCCTCCGGCGCACCGCTGCCTCGGCAGCCGCTGCGGGTGGTGGTGGGCCTGCGCGACCTGCCCGCCGGTGCGCGGCTGCTCGACGCCTCCGCCGAGACGGTGCACCTGCGCACCCGCGACCCCCGCGAGGCGCTGAGCGCGCTGTGGGAGCGCGGGGTGCGCTCGGTGTGGCTGGAGGGCGGACCGCAGCTGGCGGCGGCGTTCTGGCGGGCCGGGCTGGTCGACGACGTCGTCGCGCACCTCGCCCCCGCGCTGCTCGGCGCCGGTCGCAGCGCCCTGGGTGACCTCGGCGCCACCTCCATCGGCGACGCGCTCCGGCTGGAGCTCGTCGACGCGTCGGTGCTCGGCGGCGACGTCGTCGTCCTCGCCCGCCCCCTCGACCCCGCAGACCAGCAGCAGAAGTCCGACCAGCAGCAGGAGGCCTGA
- a CDS encoding riboflavin synthase, producing MFTGIVEELGEVVALERGETSARLTVRGPLVTGDAVHGASIAVDGCCLTVVEIQRDDDGAPVGFTADAMLETLERTTLGALRPGDRVDLERPVAAGGRLGGHVVQGHVDGVGEVAARVPGDRWEVVTVSVPADLAKYVVEKGSVAVDGVSLTVTEVSGAGAERAWFSVSLIPETLRATTLGRKGVGDPVNLEVDVLAKHVERLLADRAVAGLAESVR from the coding sequence ATGTTCACCGGCATCGTCGAGGAGCTCGGAGAGGTCGTGGCGCTGGAGCGCGGCGAGACCTCCGCCCGCCTCACCGTCCGCGGCCCGCTCGTCACCGGCGACGCCGTCCACGGCGCGTCCATCGCCGTGGACGGCTGCTGCCTCACCGTGGTCGAGATCCAGCGCGACGACGACGGCGCACCGGTCGGCTTCACCGCCGACGCCATGCTCGAGACCCTGGAGCGCACCACCCTCGGTGCGCTGCGCCCCGGGGACCGCGTGGACCTGGAGCGCCCGGTGGCCGCCGGCGGCAGGCTCGGCGGTCACGTGGTGCAGGGCCACGTCGACGGCGTCGGTGAGGTCGCGGCGCGCGTGCCCGGCGACCGCTGGGAGGTCGTCACGGTGTCGGTGCCGGCCGACCTGGCGAAGTACGTGGTGGAGAAGGGCTCGGTCGCCGTCGACGGCGTCTCCCTCACGGTGACGGAGGTCAGCGGCGCGGGCGCCGAGCGGGCGTGGTTCTCCGTCTCCCTCATCCCGGAGACGCTGCGCGCCACCACGCTGGGCCGCAAGGGCGTCGGGGACCCCGTGAACCTCGAGGTGGACGTGCTGGCCAAGCACGTCGAGAGGCTGCTCGCGGACCGCGCGGTCGCCGGGCTGGCGGAGTCCGTGCGATGA
- a CDS encoding sigma-70 family RNA polymerase sigma factor, whose translation MLRAVGPPVAARRAVGEARTGDRAAMRADLEAVFRRDYALVAGVAARVLGSRQQADDVAQEVFLSFARSSAATVPAEAARGWLCVAASHTALNLLRSGRRRTAREDAAATRDAALTGGATPDVAEGVVAGEERRRVREALARLPRRQATALVLRHSGLSYAEVAAALHLSPTSVGTTVRRAESALREELTR comes from the coding sequence GTGCTCAGGGCCGTCGGCCCGCCCGTCGCCGCCCGTCGCGCCGTCGGCGAGGCGCGCACCGGTGACCGGGCCGCCATGAGGGCCGACCTCGAGGCGGTCTTCCGGCGCGACTACGCCCTGGTGGCCGGTGTCGCGGCCCGCGTGCTCGGCTCGCGGCAGCAGGCCGACGACGTGGCGCAGGAGGTCTTCCTGTCCTTCGCCAGGTCCTCGGCCGCCACCGTCCCGGCCGAGGCCGCGCGCGGCTGGCTGTGCGTGGCAGCCAGCCACACCGCGCTGAACCTCCTGCGCTCGGGGCGGCGCCGCACCGCCCGAGAGGACGCTGCGGCCACCCGCGACGCCGCCCTCACCGGCGGGGCCACCCCCGACGTCGCGGAGGGCGTCGTCGCCGGCGAGGAGCGCCGCCGCGTCCGGGAAGCCCTCGCCCGCCTGCCCCGCCGGCAGGCCACCGCCCTGGTGCTGCGGCACTCCGGCCTGTCGTACGCCGAGGTCGCGGCGGCCCTGCACCTGTCACCCACCAGCGTCGGCACCACCGTCCGACGCGCCGAGAGCGCCCTGCGCGAGGAGCTGACCCGCTGA
- a CDS encoding sugar ABC transporter substrate-binding protein, with protein MSHQPARRPLLTALAATALLMTSTACGAVSGGSVDAASGSASGSSSASASLRPVKTITYVNPAPFYPAFTDVGDCLTKQADTYGWKTNEVGTPGSAVDNQGAIDLISQAIANGTDALVVFPTIPELFTPVIQEARAKGIYVVAQNAGAPSTGQQTQVGTDAKQLGGIIAEGLGAKQPDAQVGVLSGSASTTPHVDEIKGFQDAAASKFPGIKVVAGDYTNGDATKAPELWSNMLTAHPEITTLFAVQGTDVAAAITAVKERGLTGKVTVVANDLTPDHRAAIEDGSLLGVGEQGWCEAGTKAAEAVKSLSEGQQLPEFIPTTSTYYDKSNLPAQ; from the coding sequence ATGAGCCACCAGCCTGCCCGCCGCCCCCTGCTGACCGCCCTCGCCGCGACAGCTCTCCTGATGACCTCCACCGCCTGCGGTGCGGTCAGCGGCGGCTCCGTCGACGCCGCCTCCGGCAGCGCCTCGGGCTCGTCCTCGGCCTCCGCGTCGCTGCGACCGGTCAAGACCATCACCTACGTCAACCCGGCGCCCTTCTACCCCGCCTTCACCGACGTCGGGGACTGCCTGACCAAGCAGGCCGACACCTACGGCTGGAAGACCAACGAGGTCGGCACCCCGGGGAGCGCCGTCGACAACCAGGGAGCGATCGACCTCATCTCCCAGGCGATCGCGAACGGCACGGACGCCCTCGTGGTCTTCCCCACGATCCCTGAGCTCTTCACCCCCGTCATCCAGGAGGCCCGCGCCAAGGGCATCTACGTGGTGGCCCAGAACGCCGGCGCGCCCAGCACCGGGCAGCAGACCCAGGTCGGCACCGACGCCAAGCAGCTCGGCGGCATCATCGCCGAGGGTCTGGGCGCCAAGCAGCCCGACGCCCAGGTCGGAGTGCTGTCGGGGTCGGCGAGCACCACCCCGCACGTCGACGAGATCAAGGGCTTCCAGGACGCGGCCGCGTCGAAGTTCCCCGGGATCAAGGTCGTCGCCGGTGACTACACCAACGGTGACGCCACCAAGGCGCCCGAGCTGTGGAGCAACATGCTGACCGCCCACCCCGAGATCACCACGCTCTTCGCGGTGCAGGGGACCGACGTGGCGGCGGCCATCACGGCCGTCAAGGAGCGCGGCCTGACCGGCAAGGTCACGGTCGTCGCGAACGACCTCACCCCGGACCACCGCGCCGCCATCGAGGACGGCTCCCTCCTCGGCGTCGGCGAGCAGGGCTGGTGCGAGGCGGGCACGAAGGCCGCAGAGGCCGTCAAGAGCCTCTCCGAGGGGCAGCAGCTGCCGGAGTTCATCCCCACCACGAGCACCTACTACGACAAGAGCAACCTCCCGGCGCAGTGA